In bacterium, the following proteins share a genomic window:
- the rpsL gene encoding 30S ribosomal protein S12, with the protein MPTINQLIRKGRKEVKTRSSAPALRGCPQKRGVCTRVYTATPKKPNSALRKIARVRLSNGVEVTAYIPGEGHNLQEHSMVLVRGGRVKDLPAVRYHIVRGTLDTVGVDGRHKSRSKYGTKRPKS; encoded by the coding sequence TTGCCGACTATTAACCAGTTGATACGCAAAGGCCGGAAGGAAGTAAAGACGAGAAGCTCCGCGCCTGCGCTCAGAGGTTGTCCCCAGAAACGTGGTGTCTGTACCCGCGTGTACACTGCCACGCCGAAAAAGCCCAATTCTGCGCTCCGTAAAATTGCCCGCGTCAGGTTATCCAACGGCGTTGAGGTAACTGCGTATATACCGGGCGAGGGACACAATCTACAGGAGCATTCGATGGTTCTGGTACGCGGCGGCAGGGTCAAGGACCTGCCTGCTGTCCGGTATCACATCGTTCGCGGAACGCTTGATACGGTCGGCGTTGACGGCAGACATAAGTCACGCTCAAAATACGGGACGAAACGTCCCAAATCCTGA
- the rpsG gene encoding 30S ribosomal protein S7 — translation MPRRKRVQKRELVPDPKYKSALVAKFINNLMGNGKKSVAESIFYRAMDIIEERTDQNGLEVFEKAIENVKPIIEVKSRRVGGATYQVPVEIRSDRRLALSMRWVISFANARTEKTMAERLAMEFDQASKNQGASIKKRDDTHKMADANRAFAHYRW, via the coding sequence ATGCCGCGTAGAAAAAGAGTACAGAAAAGGGAGTTGGTTCCGGATCCGAAATATAAAAGCGCTCTTGTCGCCAAGTTCATAAACAACCTCATGGGCAACGGCAAGAAGTCGGTAGCGGAATCGATTTTTTACCGTGCCATGGATATTATCGAGGAGCGGACGGATCAGAACGGCCTTGAGGTTTTTGAGAAAGCAATCGAGAATGTCAAGCCGATTATCGAGGTAAAAAGCCGGAGAGTCGGCGGCGCGACGTATCAGGTGCCTGTAGAGATCAGGTCGGATCGGCGTCTTGCCCTGTCGATGCGCTGGGTTATCTCGTTTGCCAACGCCCGGACAGAAAAAACGATGGCGGAACGGCTTGCGATGGAATTTGACCAGGCTTCCAAAAACCAGGGTGCCTCTATCAAGAAACGTGATGACACCCATAAAATGGCCGATGCGAACAGGGCTTTTGCGCACTACCGCTGGTAA